Proteins from one Molothrus aeneus isolate 106 chromosome 27, BPBGC_Maene_1.0, whole genome shotgun sequence genomic window:
- the KLHL26 gene encoding kelch-like protein 26, with product MAESGGAEFGAERPSSMADKNSTLKCTFSAPGHSTTLLQGLASLRAQAQLLDVILTINNEVFQVHKVVLAACSDYFRAMFTGGMREASQDVIELKGVSAKGLKHIIDFAYSAEVTLDLDCIQDVLGAAVFLQMVPVVELCEEFLKSAMSVETCLNIGQMATTFSLASLKESVDAFTFRHFLQISEEEDFLHLPLERLVFFLQSNKLKSCSEIELFRAAVRWLQFDPARRASASRVLCHIRFPLMKSSELVDSVQTLDIMVEDVLCRQYLLEAFNYQILPFRQHEMQSPRTAIRSDVLSLVTFGGTPYTDNDRTVSSKVFCLPDAGGRQFRELTAMEVGSSHSCVAVLDNFVYLVGGQQLQYRSGEGAVDVSYRYDPHLNQWLRIQAMQESRIQFQLNVLRGMVYATGGRNRSGSLASVEKYCPKDNEWTYVCSLKRRTWGHAGATVGDRLYISGGYGISVEDKKALHCYDPAADQWEFKTPMNEPRVLHAMVSANGRIYALGGRMDHVDRCFDVLAVEYYVPETDQWTTVSPMRAGQSEAGCCLLEKKIYIVGGYNWHLNNVTSIVQVYNTETDEWERDLHFPESFAGIACAPVILPQVTSQR from the exons CATGGCTGACAAGAACAGCACCCTGAAATGCACGTTCTCTGCTCCTGGCCACAGCACCACGCTGCTGCAGGGACTGGCCTCGCTCCgagcccaggctcagctgctTGATGTCATCCTCACTATAAATAATGAAGTGTTTCAGGTTCATAAAGTTGTCTTGGCTGCCTGCAGTGACTATTTCAG GGCCATGTTCACGGGCGGGATGAGAGAAGCCAGCCAGGACGTGATCGAGCTCAAAGGCGTGTCCGCCAAGGGCCTGAAGCACATCATCGACTTCGCCTACAGCGCCGAGGTCACCCTGGACCTCGACTGCATCCAGGACGTGCTGGGAGCCGCCGTCTTCCTGCAGATGGTGCCGGTGGTGGAGCTGTGCGAGGAGTTCCTCAAGTCGGCCATGAGCGTGGAGACGTGCCTCAACATCGGCCAGATGGCCACCACCTTCAGCCTGGCCTCCCTCAAGGAATCCGTGGACGCCTTCACCTTCAGGCACTTCCTGCAGATCTCGGAGGAGGAGGATTTCCTGCACCTGCCCCTGGAGCGCCTGGTGTTCTTCCTGCAGAGCAACAAGCTCAAGAGCTGCAGCGAGATCGAGCTGTTCCGCGCCGCCGTGCGCTGGCTGCAGTTCGACCCCGCGCGCCGCGCCAGCGCCAGCCGCGTGCTCTGCCACATCCGCTTCCCGCTCATGAAGTCCTCGGAGCTGGTGGACAGCGTGCAGACCCTGGACATCATGGTGGAGGACGTGCTGTGCCGCCAGTACCTGCTGGAGGCCTTCAACTACCAGATCCTGCCCTTCCGGCAGCACGAGATGCAGTCCCCGCGCACGGCCATCCGCTCGGACGTGCTGTCCCTCGTCACTTTTGGCGGCACCCCCTACACCGACAACGACCGCACCGTCAGCTCCAAGGTGTTCTGCCTGCCCGACGCGGGCGGGCGCCAGTTCCGCGAGCTGACCGCCATGGAGGTGGGCAGCAGCCACTCCTGCGTGGCCGTGCTGGACAACTTCGTGTACCTGgtgggagggcagcagctgcagtacCGCAGCGGGGAGGGCGCCGTGGACGTCTCCTACCGCTACGACCCCCACCTCAACCAGTGGCTGCGCATCCAGGCCatgcaggagagcaggatcCAGTTCCAGCTCAACGTCCTGCGAGGGATGGTTTACGCCACGGGCGGCCGCAACCGCTCGGGCAGCCTGGCCTCGGTGGAGAAGTACTGCCCCAAGGACAACGAGTGGACCTACGTGTGCTCCCTGAAGCGCAGGACGTGGGGCCACGCCGGGGCCACCGTGGGGGACAGGCTGTACATCTCGGGGGGCTACGGCATCTCCGTGGAGGACAAGAAGGCCCTGCACTGCTACGACCCCGCCGCCGATCAGTGGGAGTTCAAGACGCCCATGAACGAGCCCAGGGTGCTGCACGCCATGGTCAGCGCCAACGGCAGGATCTACGCCCTGGGGGGCCGCATGGACCACGTGGATCGGTGCTTCGACGTCCTGGCCGTGGAATATTACGTCCCCGAGACGGACCAGTGGACCACGGTGAGCCCCATGCGCGCGGGGCAGTCGGAGGCCggctgctgcctcctggagaagaagatTTACATCGTGGGGGGCTACAACTGGCACCTGAACAACGTGACCAGCATCGTGCAGGTCTACAACACGGAGACGGACGAGTGGGAGAGGGACTTGCACTTCCCAGAGTCTTTTGCTGGCATCGCCTGCGCCCCCGTCATCCTCCCGCAGGTGACGAGCCAGAGGTGA